In a single window of the Nitrospira sp. genome:
- the uvrA gene encoding excinuclease ABC subunit UvrA: protein MPSRTPPNRPVDELIIEGARQNNLKNISLRIPHNKVTAITGLSGSGKSSLAFDTLFAEGQWRYVESLSTYARMFLDKVNRPDVDRITNIRPAIAIEQKNPIRTARSTVGTATEVADLLRLLFAKIGKPVCPDCRQEARGYHPGSLAEELLAQFPDARAMVLFPVNDLGPGHDRSLMDALMKRGFTRLRCGDETIDLHEESTLPDTRTSGIQVIVDRLVLRPDNRHRLIEAIEVAFQEAEGICHVEVIGQGLRTYSTHFRCQGCGRTFEPLRPLLFSFNHPLGACPECKGFGNILRYDRDLVIPDRSKSLANGAIEPWSKPGSDWWQKQLLLAMKKLDVDLTAPFQELPPDVQHLIWEGSEQVEGVRQYFDYLETKRYKLHVRVLLSRYRSPATCPICEGSRLKPAARFVKVTGYDFVQLNELTIDAAAAWFARLALPAFDAEVAKDILRQLQAKLNFMLRVGLGYLTLSRQTKTLSGGEAQRIALANQLGSRLVGTLYVLDEPTIGLHARDTDTLAGILRDLADEGNTVVVVEHDPLMIQAADHIVEMGPASGEQGGQVVCAAPRAQFVAHPTALTARYLRGEERIPLPKTRRSGNGKVLSIAGAAEHNLKHLLVRIPLHMLVCITGVSGSGKSTLIEDTLYRAAARAFRIESLPMGKFQAIKGLEYLKGVRLIDQQPIGRTPRSNPITYIKAFDEIRQLFASERAALRQGLTPGHFSFNTAGGRCERCEGNGYQKLEMYFFEDIYATCEECNGRRFKPEILAITYRGKSIHDVLNLTVTDAQAFFSGSPKLTEKLYLLSSIGLGYLRLGQAANTLSGGEAQRLKIAAELKDPSAHNQLYILDEPTTGLHLDDIKKLLAVLHKLVDAGNTLVIVEHNLDVIKTADWVIDLGPEGGAAGGQIVAEGRPEQVAKVAQSHTGRFLAKVMGSHVSREA, encoded by the coding sequence GTGCCATCCCGTACTCCCCCGAATCGACCAGTCGACGAACTGATCATCGAAGGGGCACGTCAAAATAATCTCAAAAACATCTCGCTCCGCATTCCGCATAACAAGGTCACCGCCATCACCGGCCTGTCGGGGTCCGGCAAATCTTCCCTCGCGTTCGACACGTTGTTTGCAGAAGGACAGTGGCGCTATGTCGAATCCCTCTCGACCTATGCGCGCATGTTTCTCGACAAAGTGAATCGCCCCGACGTCGACCGCATCACCAACATCCGCCCGGCCATTGCCATCGAACAAAAGAATCCGATTCGCACGGCGCGCTCGACCGTCGGCACGGCGACCGAGGTCGCCGATCTTTTGCGGCTCCTGTTCGCGAAAATCGGTAAGCCGGTCTGCCCCGATTGCCGGCAGGAAGCCCGCGGCTATCATCCCGGTTCTTTGGCTGAGGAGTTGCTTGCGCAATTCCCTGACGCACGGGCCATGGTGTTGTTCCCCGTCAACGATCTGGGGCCAGGCCACGATCGCTCGTTGATGGACGCCCTCATGAAACGAGGCTTCACTCGGTTGCGTTGTGGCGACGAGACCATCGATCTCCATGAGGAAAGCACCCTTCCCGACACGCGCACGTCCGGGATTCAGGTCATTGTGGATCGTCTGGTTCTCCGGCCGGACAACCGCCATCGCCTCATCGAGGCTATTGAAGTCGCCTTCCAGGAGGCGGAAGGCATCTGCCACGTCGAGGTCATTGGCCAGGGACTGAGGACCTACAGCACCCACTTTCGCTGTCAGGGTTGCGGCCGGACCTTCGAGCCGTTGCGCCCCCTGCTTTTTTCATTCAACCATCCATTGGGCGCCTGCCCTGAGTGCAAGGGCTTCGGGAACATCCTGCGTTACGACCGGGACCTCGTCATTCCCGATCGCAGCAAATCGCTGGCCAATGGCGCCATCGAGCCCTGGAGCAAGCCGGGATCGGACTGGTGGCAGAAACAGCTCTTGCTCGCTATGAAAAAGTTGGATGTGGATCTAACCGCACCCTTCCAGGAACTTCCCCCAGACGTGCAACACCTCATTTGGGAAGGCAGCGAGCAGGTGGAAGGCGTCCGCCAATACTTCGACTATCTGGAGACCAAACGCTACAAACTCCACGTGCGCGTGCTGTTGAGCCGCTATCGCAGTCCCGCCACCTGCCCCATCTGCGAGGGCAGTCGCCTGAAACCGGCCGCGCGGTTCGTGAAGGTGACCGGATATGACTTCGTCCAGCTCAACGAGCTGACCATCGATGCCGCGGCGGCCTGGTTTGCCCGGCTCGCCCTGCCGGCGTTCGACGCTGAAGTGGCGAAGGACATCCTGCGCCAACTGCAGGCCAAACTGAACTTCATGCTGCGTGTGGGGCTCGGCTACCTGACGCTCTCCCGGCAGACCAAAACCCTCTCTGGCGGGGAAGCGCAACGCATCGCCTTGGCCAATCAACTCGGGTCTCGCCTGGTGGGAACGCTCTATGTGCTGGATGAACCCACGATCGGGCTCCATGCGCGCGACACCGACACACTGGCCGGTATCCTCCGCGACCTGGCCGATGAAGGGAATACCGTCGTGGTCGTCGAGCATGACCCGCTGATGATTCAGGCCGCCGATCATATCGTCGAAATGGGGCCGGCTTCCGGCGAGCAGGGAGGCCAGGTCGTCTGTGCGGCGCCTCGCGCGCAATTTGTCGCCCACCCAACCGCCCTCACCGCCCGATACCTGCGAGGTGAGGAGCGTATCCCCCTGCCGAAGACGCGCCGGTCCGGCAACGGCAAAGTGCTCAGCATCGCCGGCGCCGCCGAGCACAATCTCAAGCACCTGCTGGTCAGAATTCCCCTGCACATGCTCGTCTGCATCACCGGCGTCTCAGGCTCCGGCAAGAGCACGCTCATTGAGGACACGCTCTATCGCGCCGCCGCCCGGGCTTTCCGCATCGAATCACTCCCCATGGGAAAATTTCAGGCGATCAAGGGGCTGGAGTACCTGAAAGGCGTCCGCCTCATCGACCAGCAACCCATCGGCCGGACACCCCGCTCGAATCCGATCACCTACATCAAGGCCTTCGACGAGATCCGCCAGCTGTTCGCCTCCGAGCGAGCTGCCTTGCGGCAAGGCCTGACGCCCGGCCATTTCTCCTTCAACACGGCCGGCGGACGTTGTGAACGCTGCGAAGGAAACGGCTATCAAAAGTTGGAGATGTATTTTTTCGAGGACATCTATGCGACCTGCGAGGAATGCAATGGCCGGCGGTTCAAGCCGGAGATTCTCGCGATCACGTATCGCGGCAAGAGCATCCACGATGTGCTCAACCTCACCGTGACGGATGCGCAGGCCTTCTTCTCCGGTTCCCCCAAGCTCACGGAAAAGCTCTACCTGCTTTCGTCAATCGGATTGGGTTACCTTCGGCTCGGCCAAGCGGCCAATACGCTCTCCGGCGGTGAAGCGCAACGACTGAAAATCGCCGCGGAACTCAAGGATCCATCCGCGCATAACCAACTCTATATTTTGGATGAGCCGACCACGGGCCTGCATCTCGACGACATCAAGAAGCTGCTGGCTGTGCTACATAAACTGGTGGATGCCGGGAACACCCTGGTGATCGTGGAGCACAATCTGGATGTCATCAAAACCGCGGATTGGGTCATCGACCTGGGCCCGGAGGGCGGGGCAGCCGGCGGGCAGATCGTGGCGGAAGGGCGGCCGGAACAGGTGGCGAAGGTGGCGCAGTCGCATACGGGGAGATTCTTAGCCAAGGTGATGGGAAGCCACGTATCCCGTGAGGCGTGA
- a CDS encoding YqgE/AlgH family protein, translated as MTTPLSKGILLVAAPALNDPNFRQAVVLLCEHGPEGALGVIVNRPTAMSISEALPQVPILEGQPHVLYSGGPVQTNQVMMLYRIEDTPENSHQVFDGVCLGGDLEIMERILMEQPGKESFRAYLGYSGWGPGQLESEMQSGSWITLPADPSIVFDQDPTRIWPEIFVTLEEPSRHYADMPFDPSSN; from the coding sequence ATGACCACTCCACTCAGTAAAGGCATTTTGCTCGTCGCGGCGCCGGCCTTGAACGATCCCAATTTTAGGCAGGCAGTGGTGCTGCTGTGTGAACATGGCCCGGAAGGCGCCTTGGGCGTGATCGTCAATCGGCCCACCGCGATGTCCATCTCCGAAGCCTTGCCCCAAGTGCCGATTCTCGAAGGCCAACCGCATGTACTGTATTCCGGTGGTCCTGTGCAAACCAATCAGGTGATGATGCTCTATCGCATCGAGGATACACCGGAGAATTCGCACCAGGTCTTCGATGGCGTCTGCCTCGGCGGGGATTTGGAGATCATGGAGCGGATTCTGATGGAGCAACCGGGGAAGGAATCGTTTCGGGCCTACCTCGGGTACTCAGGGTGGGGACCTGGCCAGTTGGAGTCGGAAATGCAAAGTGGTTCATGGATCACCTTGCCCGCTGACCCGTCGATTGTGTTTGACCAAGATCCGACCCGTATTTGGCCTGAGATCTTCGTGACCCTGGAGGAGCCATCCCGGCACTATGCCGATATGCCGTTCGATCCTTCCTCAAACTGA
- a CDS encoding acyltransferase produces the protein MKIGYLQFDPTFGDVARNLDVVTAHLEHVEADLIVLPELFATGYQFVSQAEVMELAEPVPDGQTTRRLAEIAARRGMTIVAGLAERAGSRCFNSAVIVGPKGYLGCYRKTHLFFEETLFFTPGDSGFHVWDIGQAKIGVMICFDWYYPESARTLALQGADIIAHPSNLVLPNCPDSMVTRCLENRVFSVTANRIGLEARGGKDPLTFIGLSEVVSPRGRILHRAPRDSEELALVEIDPAEARIKGLNAYNDLLRDRRPALYRT, from the coding sequence ATGAAGATCGGCTACCTTCAATTCGACCCAACGTTCGGCGATGTGGCTCGCAATCTCGACGTGGTGACGGCTCATCTTGAACATGTCGAGGCCGATCTGATTGTGTTGCCGGAGCTCTTTGCCACCGGCTATCAGTTTGTCTCACAGGCTGAAGTGATGGAGTTGGCCGAGCCGGTGCCTGACGGGCAGACCACGAGACGATTGGCAGAGATTGCCGCCCGTCGCGGGATGACGATCGTGGCGGGATTGGCGGAGCGGGCCGGCTCACGCTGCTTCAACTCAGCGGTCATCGTCGGGCCGAAGGGGTATCTCGGCTGCTATCGAAAGACGCATCTCTTTTTCGAGGAAACGCTATTCTTCACCCCCGGCGACAGCGGGTTTCACGTGTGGGACATCGGGCAGGCGAAGATCGGCGTCATGATCTGTTTCGACTGGTACTACCCGGAGTCGGCGCGCACGCTGGCCTTGCAAGGCGCGGACATCATCGCGCATCCGTCGAATCTCGTCTTGCCGAATTGCCCGGACTCCATGGTGACACGCTGTCTCGAAAACCGGGTCTTCAGCGTGACGGCGAACCGGATCGGCCTGGAGGCGCGTGGTGGGAAAGATCCGCTGACGTTTATCGGGCTTAGCGAGGTGGTCAGCCCGCGCGGCCGCATCCTGCATCGGGCTCCGCGGGATTCTGAGGAATTGGCCCTCGTCGAGATCGATCCGGCGGAGGCTCGCATCAAGGGGTTGAATGCCTACAACGATCTCTTGCGCGACCGTCGGCCCGCACTGTACCGCACATGA
- a CDS encoding metal-binding protein SmbP has product MQTAKWRGVVMAGVMVALIGAPMVSSVAFAAGNKHQAEAVEHAKEAVAHGKQGHADALVKHAEAALKHAEGAMAETKNPHVGEGIKGLKDGIEHGKAGHADVATKAVENAIPHLSEGM; this is encoded by the coding sequence ATGCAGACTGCGAAATGGCGGGGAGTCGTGATGGCTGGAGTCATGGTGGCGCTGATCGGCGCGCCGATGGTATCCAGCGTGGCCTTCGCCGCAGGAAATAAGCATCAGGCCGAAGCCGTCGAGCATGCCAAGGAAGCGGTGGCGCATGGGAAGCAGGGGCATGCGGACGCCTTGGTGAAGCACGCGGAAGCGGCGTTGAAGCATGCGGAAGGTGCGATGGCAGAAACCAAGAATCCCCATGTCGGCGAAGGGATTAAGGGACTCAAGGACGGGATTGAACACGGCAAGGCCGGCCACGCCGATGTGGCGACCAAAGCGGTGGAAAACGCCATTCCCCACTTGTCGGAAGGCATGTAA